In the Silene latifolia isolate original U9 population chromosome 1, ASM4854445v1, whole genome shotgun sequence genome, ACGGGGATGGTGAGGGAGAGATGGTAATGGGAGTGGGAGGATTCGGTGAAGGAGGTGAAGGAGGGGGTTGCTGAGGTGATGGGGGTGGCTGTTCGGGGTCAGAGGGAGTGGGCGTGGTGTGAGGTAGGGTGAGGTCAAGGATGGGGAGGGATAGGGTGCACCAGTGGTCAGTCGTGGGAGTGGTCGATGAGGTGGTTTTAGAGAGGGTAGGGTATGGGAACTCGGATTCGACGAATCGAACATGGCGAGATGTGAACAATTTTGAAGATGATGGGTCGTAGCAAAGATAAGCGCTCTGGGTCGTGGAATAACCCACAAAAATGCAGGGTTTGGAGCGATGCTCCATTTTGTGAGCAGTGTAAGGTCGTAACCATGGAAAACAAAGGCAGCCGAAGGGGCGGAGTTTATGATAATTTGGTGGTCGATGATGGAGAATTTCATAGGGCGATTTGTTTTGAAGAGTTGGTGTAGGGAGTCGATTTATTAAGTAGGCAGCGGTCGAAAAAGCATATGGCCAAAAGGAGGTCGGCAGCTGAGCTTGAGTAAGAAGAGCAAGGCCGGTTTCGACAATGTGTCGGTGACGGCGTTCGGCAAAACCATTGTGTTCGGGTGTATGTGGTGGGGAGGTTAAATGAGTAATGCCATCATTAAGGAGCTCGGGATTTAATTTCTTATATTCTCCGCCATTGTCGGAGTAAAATTGTTTAATAGGTTTATTAAAGAATTTTTCGACGATGGATTTAAACTGATGAAATATGGTGCGGGTGTCGGATTTATTTTTAATCGGATATAACCAGAAGTAATGACTATAATGGTCGACAAAGATGATGTAGTATTTGAACTTGTCATGAGAAATGATTGGTGCGGTCCAAACATCCGAATAGACGATGTCAAGAGGCGCGGTTGAGGTTAAAGTCGAAACAAAAAAAGGGAGCTTTTGGCTTTTATTCATTAAGCACGAAGTACAATAAGAAAAATCAGAAATGCGGAAATTAAATTTAGAATTTAATAATTTGAGGGTTGCATTTGATGGGTGGCCGAGACGGTGATGCCAAGAGCTGGAGGTTGCGGAATAGGCGTGGGTTGATGAGGACGATGGTTGCCATTCGTAAGTTCCGTCACGGAAGTGTCCCTGAAGGAGTATTTGTCCCGTCGATATGGCCTTGAAACAAATAGAGCTAGGTGAGAACAAGGCATAGGCATTATTGTCTGTGCAAAATTGAGAGACGGAAAGCAATTTACGAGAAATATTAGGGACAACTAAAACATTATTGAAAAGAAGAGAGTTAATAGAAAAAGAACCATGATGGGTAATTTGAAGAGAGGAGCCATCCCCGATTACGATATCATCAGGTCCGTCGTAAGGGGCATGGAGCGAGAGGTTGGTGAGGTCATCAACAACATGGTGAGAAGCACCACTGTCAATGAGATAGGACGAGGAAGGGGTGGAGGAGGCAGTAGCGGTATGGGCATAGGGTCGGGTTTGCCGTGGGTTGGGAGGAGGGAATGTTACATTAGGGTAGTCTCGTTTAAAATCGGGACAATCGCTAATGACATGACCCTTTCCGCGACAGTATTGACAACGGCCTAGGAAGGGTTTTGGGGCCTGAGATTGGGTTTGATTTTGGGATTGATAACGAGGTGACGAGTTCGTGGTTGGGTTGGGTGCATGGTACATGGGTCGAGACTGGTTTTGATGGGTTGAGTAACGTGGTGTGGAATAGGTGTAGGGACGGCTGGAAGCAGCGTGTGCCGAGGGTGTAAATGGTGTAGGATTGGGTTGTTTACTGATGATGAGTTCATGGTTAATAAGCTTCTCATGGAGAGCTTCAAAGGTGATGGGTACGTCACGAGCACGAACGGCGTCGATGACGGGTTTGTAAAGATTTTGATCGAGTCCATCAAGGATTTGGGTGGTGATGTCCTCACTGTCAACGGGTTTACCTAGTTGGGCAAGGTTTGCGGCACATGTTTTGATGGCGAGCATATAGTCCGTAATGGATTTGTCACCGAGGGTGATGTTTTTGAGGCGGTCTTTTAATTGTAGTATGTGACCACGAGAAGGGTTAGCGTAGGTCGATGCTAGGAGGTTCCAGGCATCGTGGGATGTGGTGCAATCAAGGATTATTGGTGCAACCGTGTCATGAAGTGTGCCAGCGAGTGCACCAAGAATCAATTGATCTTGTTTGAACCACGTATTGTATACCGGATTTGGTACAGGGTCTGGGTTCGGCTTGGTCTCAGTGGCGGCAGGGGTTGTTGTTTTTGGTGGAGGTGTGGTGGTTCCATCAAGGAAACAGAAGAGACCGAATCCTTGGAGGAGACGGGTGATTTGAAAACGCCATGAACGATAGGTTGTCGGGGTGAGTTTGGTGCAAGTAGGAAACGAGATGGAGAGAAGGGGTTTGTTGGGTTCGTCATTGTTGGGAATGAGGGTGTTGGAGTTGGTTTCCATGGTTGATCGAAAGCCAAGTACAGCGAGAATGAGAGTAGTGGTTAGGATCGATATCGGAGTTGATACCATGTAAAGTATGTATTGAATTAATGAATATCGAGTATACAGTACATGAGAATATATAGTACAAGAGATAGAGAACAACCTAAAGACTATGAGGAAAAGTAGGTAACAAAATACACAAATTAAGGAATAAAAGATATGCACAAAGACTAATCTAAACAACCAAGATCACTGGGATTTCGGTTGAGCATTTGTAGCTGCAATATCGTTAATATAGCATACGAGGGGTGGAATAGTGTAAACTTTGTGTGCATATACTTTAAAATTTAAATACCTACAAGGATCCCATCAACAACTTTTTTGCATCCTCCATTGCATTCAAGTGTCCTTTTTTGCATTCCTTGTTGTATTCTTggcttctttctcttttttttggtgttcattttatcattatatcTTTACACTTATTCATTCTCGAGGCTTTTCTAATCCCATATATGTGTTTCCGGTTCAGGTGTCGCTCTAGTTCTCTGCAATTCTGATCCTGTGCTTAATGATGGTCTGACTGATGGTGATTCAACAAGGTAATCAGTTCTTGATGGCGAGAGTAAGAGGCTTATAGAAAAATTTGTGAGCGAACGTGAAAATGCAGATGATGGTAATTCAAGTGATTAACCAAGACTCTTGACCGTCTTTATGTAATACTCTCTACGTTGTTTTTTTGGTCTTTATTTTTGCTTGGTATCAAATGAGCCGCAAGGGCAGTACAATATTGTGCTTTTTTGTCTTTCAAGACACCCCTTTGTGTTGGAAAAATTAAGCGAAGGTTGTACATCCTAATAACAACCCCCCTATCCTGTCATAGATTAGATCGTTTGAGACATTAGGTTAATGTTGTATTGTTGATTTAGCCATTTGATGATCTTTAGTAATGTCTCTTTACATGGTGTTTTTCAAATTATATGTTCCTTACTAAACTGGATGTTTTCGGAACATCACTTGTTAAAGTTGACATTTGTGTCGTACTCTTGGCATGCCTCTATGCTGTAACTGCTCTCTGTGACAAGCTTCTGTACAGAACAACAGTAGACACACATACTATTTTGGGTGTATGCATTTCAACAAGTGATCGATTCACCTAGACAAATATGTCGGTATGAGTTGGCTTTTGAGGTTGTTAATGCAAAACATTGCCATCTTCAGGGTTCTTTGTGCTATATAAGTGTCTAGTCTGGTTGTATAGAATAGTATTTCAAACCTCTCGATATGTTAATTTAGAAATGCATTGATAATGATAAATTGTTTAGGctaaagacacccacctctcgatattagtgtcaatcatagaccgggtcctagagaactctcgttatgactaggtcgtcctactacacatgcttagtgtaattcaattccgtgcctctcgacttttagaatgaattaacaaacttaatccaCGATTACGgtcaataaccaaagattaaacaatATAATGCAAACATGTTATAGAACTATAAACTATTTTATTATCGTGACATCTCATTTTAACATTTGTGATTAGTTATTTAGCAGGACTTCCTTAATCTCTAGACCAAGGAAATTACTCGGACATAATGTAAATGATCTAATGACGAATGAATCAGACATAATATAAATGATCTAATGACGAATGAATAAAAGTAATGCAAAAAATGAAATTAACTTGTTAATAGAAAAACTTGCAAATGAAGAATAAGgaataaaatgtaaataaattgtaaagtaaatcttatctttattaattcagaagacaatactgaaTGCAGGATGCGCCACGTCATTTGTacaacttttttttctttttttttttggaaattcaggttatggtgggacccgttggTGTGCAAAGAAATTAGTTCTTTAAATCGTCCGAcaatacaaacatgcgacaatttccgtcttagaaaaaattctatgaaataattttatacaactggaataaatgaaattaattgcaTATAAGCGGAATGCATTaaaaatcggaataaatgaaattaattacaaataatcggaaagaattacataattaataaaaaaattacataataataaaattacgagaataaattacatttaattacgggaatgaattacatataatgcgaataaattacataacttgcataatttttaaaactagatagtacgatatatttttaaaaataaaataaatttttcTACCAGCCGCGTACACCGAAAATGGTAAGTGACAATGATAGGCTACAAAGTAAATTTACACTCCAACAAGCATTTAAAGCTaaattaaatattttatttcgttaaaaaaacaaaataaatttataaatttattgaaatatttaaatttaccaattttaaaaaattataagacaaatgattcaaaattgttcttaaaaacattttttttaaatataacaCGGTAATGACACAATTGTAAAACGTTAAcatatgtttttttttaaataatcctTTCAGATCTGTACAGAAAGTCGTTCATCACCGAAGATTTATTTACTTAGAGCAAAACTTATGGCAACTTTACTATCAATCACGCACTCGGAACTCGGAAGATGATAATTATAGGTTACCGAGTAATTTCTACTTCGACAAGTACGTTTTATAGGCAACATTAATATCGTCATGTTAAATACACTTGAACCGTCAAACTTCAAATCGTAAACTGCATGAAATCAGATAATCAGTTATGCTGACATAATGGCATGTGTAGTTAATTAAGTGATGGCAACAGTTACAGCAGTTTGCAAGGAGTGCATTTGTGGGCATGTGGCTTAATGGCAATAGTGGGGAAGTTAGGGTTACATTAGAGGTTATatagatcgctgatttagaccaactatataattacaatagaaatgcaaataaaaaaaattcatccaaaaacattaataccggcccaaatacatacccgtgcaattttgcacgggtttaaaactagttgaaTTATAAATTGAAATGTTTAAAGGAATAGTCTGTCTTGTTTTAGACCGCCTTATTTCAGACCgcaataagacctctcacaagtgagaagcacatgggtggtgggacaccccatgtgctttcccactcacaccctaaatgggttttttgtgagagaaaatggtattcGTCTGACAATTTCAGACGGATAtggcggtctgaaataagaatttgtgttaaaggaaatggggttgattttgtgttttgGGATATTGCGTTCTGCATAGGaatgtcaatggatcgggttcgggtcgggtgaagcctcatccgtcatccatccgtccttttaaaatctcatccaacccgtccgtcatccgtgaaacatatcatccgtcatccatccatctatcatccatggatgaaacgggtggatcgggtgataaacgggtgttgtgtatttatatatttcaagttaaaaaaaataatgattttttttttctctacaaaaataaagttagataACTATTTTAGTTTAACTTTCTAGTGGTTAGGttcacaaaatatttatattgagagtagaaaaatatgaaaatttaaatattttatatcttaataatgtgttatatgtaaaaaaaattaaataaaaaataataaaatcgggtgatggatggatggcggatggaatttcttcatccaacccatctGTCATCCATCATCcgtttcatccgtcatccatccatcatccatttaaatcgggttttcatccatcttttCGGATCGGGTGGATCGGGTTTTGATGGATGCGGGTGAAATTGTCATCCCTAGTTGTGCATATATACTTGGCAgtctaggttgcacggacactcctcctaatcggtgttcccgtgtcggacacccgtgtcggacacgacactcatcgtacacacgtcaaaacgtgtcggacacttgtaaagccatgtctaactttcatcttttgtttcggcacgtgtccgacacgtgtccatggtattttgagccgtgtccatggtatttggacacacctggcctccaaacggaatcaagttgaatttaagttAAATGACGAGAGTTGTTATATGGTTaaatttggtggggaaataagttgaattggagacaaatgatgttatttagactagtaatgagatgtcgaaatagactgattataagttggttttggttttggaaaatgagaatgagttataattaacgtaagttttactttcacttatttaaatttaaaatactttttcaaaaataaaatcacacatatataactatagaatatatattttattaaatttaaatgccgtgtctcgtgtcctaaatttcatgggatgccgtgtcacgtgtccgtgtcgtgtcgtgtccgtgtccgttttggtgcaaccTAGTTGGCAGTTGCCTTCCTCCTCTTTGAAATATCTCTCCAAAATCAACAACATCGAAAATATCCGGGGAAATCAAGTATTTTTCTCACTTTTCGAATCTTTCTATATTTTTAAAAAAACTAATTtcctatttttttatttatttccaATCATATTTCCTTCCTTATTTTTCctcttttttctttctctctaTATATTGATATTGTTCTGGTTAATTTTCGCGTTTATTATttgatttgaatttgaatttgaattgaattgaattgtatGTATAGGAAACATTACGAATATCTAGGGTTTTCAACGgctgattaattaattaattaatattaatggCTGCTCCACCAGCGAGGGCGAGAGCTGATTATGATTATCTCATCAAGCTTCTTCTTATTGGCGACAGCGGTATGTATGCCTTTTATCTATTTTTCTTGTATTTgttttttacctttgtttttattgttgtagatctttgattgattgattgattgattgattgatttgtttAATTTATATATTGGACATCGTTTGATCGTGCCAGCTTTATATTTTTATATGTCATTGTGACTTTGTGAGGGTTTCGTAATCCAAACACCTCACAATGTTAtgaattactccctccgtcttgTTCATTTGTTTGCGAGGATTATTTTGATATAATGATTGGAACCGAGGGAGTACATTGTTGATTTGGAGTGCACATATAATTAATTGATGATTGATGATTTAGCTGTCCTCAGGACGAATGCTTTTTTACTTTACAACTTTATTTTATTGATAATTTATGAAATCGTTTGGTATGTTGTGAGTTGAGAGTCGCCTGTAAAGATGCCCGGGTAATTTAGTTATGGTAGCTGAATGTAGAAGTGATATAATTGATTGAAGGGGACATTATGTTGGTCTGAATGTAAAAGTGATATAATTGATTGAAGCGGACATTTTGTTGGTCTGAATGCAGAAGTGATATAATTGATTGAAGCGGACATTATGTTGGTCTGAATGTAGAAGTGATATAATTGGTTGAAGCGGACATTTTGTTGGTTTGTGACGAGGAACACAGCTCAATCATAGCTAAACTAAGAATGAATTAATGTGTGACTAGAGTAGTTTGTTTCTTTTGTGAGCGTCCAAAACTGATAATGATAGTAGGCTTGTGACTTGTGAGCTCCTACAACACAAGCTGAATATGCAGGCTCACAAAGCGCTTGATTCTGATTTACTGTTCCTTTGTTTGGCAGTTCATGTTTAATTACGCAGTATATCATATTTGGCTTTCCGTACCTTTTCAGTTATAGCAGCTGATTATTATCTATCTTTCATCTTCCTTCTCATATTTTCAATGGTTTTTCTTATATTCCATAAAGGAACTGTTGATCTTTTGTGTATCCAAAATGCTCAAAATTAACGGTGAAGCTGGGTGGATTTGCAGGTGTGGGTAAGAGTTGCCTCCTCCTGCGATTCTCTGATGGTACCTTCACAACAAATTTTATTACCACCATTGGGTAGGTAGTAGGTAGTAGGTCTCATGCTTGATTGAATACGtggtttcgattttttttttgtagttaaAAATGTCGTCATTCATTAGTGCTTATCTACTCTTTCAGTATCGATTTTAAGATCCGAACCATAGAGCTCGATGGAAGGAGGATTAAGCTTCAGATTTGGGATACTGCTGGTCAGGAACGATTTAGAACCATCACAACTGGTAATTCTTCTGTTTTCCATTGTCGTTATACTACCCACAGGTCGGGCGTTCATTTTGTTAGCCATTTCATATTGCAGAGTAAATTTTACTATTTGTAACACTAAGTCTGCGAAGCAATGCTTTTCCAAACACTATTTTTATACACAGTTTTTGAATCATCTAATAGGAAGTCTTGGTTGGTTTCGAGTATTATCTTCTTTGTAATTATTGATATTCGTATACAATCATTCTGTGGTTGTTTTTATTATAACTGTGGTTGCAACGAAGGCAAACCTCTGTGATTGACCACCATATCTTTGTTTCAGCTTATTATCGAGGAGCTATGGGTATTCTTCTGGTGTACGATGTTACTGATGAATCGTCATTCAACAGTAATTCTCTTTTCGTTGGATTCTTTCAGTAATGCAATCTGATTCTATATTATCCTACGCTGTTATCAGTTAGTTAATGACCTAAGACGCATAGTCCTATCAATCTACCATAGCTCATTTTATTTAGTTATTCTGCGTTAAAAACAGGAGGCTGATTAATGGTCACAAGGCCCACAATTTAGTTTAGAGAGTCGCTATTTTGCTAAAGAGCAGCATTTCTGTTCTTTCATGTAACTTGTTTTTGCTCTCGTCAGATATCAGAAACTGGATACGGAACATTGAGCAGCATGCTTCCGACAATGTTAACAAGATATTGGTAGGGAACAAAGCTGATATGGATGAGAGTAGAAGGGTAAGGATGTACTATGTACTAATAACAGCTATGACATACTGACATGACATGATCCATTTAAGCTCGAACCGCTTTGGCAGCCAGGAATGCATTCAATGTTACTGATTTTCTGCTTTATATTTTACAGGCTGTCCCGAGAGCTAAAGGCCAAGCACTAGCTGATGAGTATGGAATTAAATTCTTTGAGACTGTGAGTGGTTGTCTTTGATTGTTTAGTTATCAAAGAACTGTTTTCATGTTATCATTTTCAGAAAAGTAATAATTATTGTTTACTGTGAAAAATATATCCGTCAACGTTGGGAATATTTGAGTTAACCCCCGAGTAAAATAGACAATTTATCAGGGTAAAGGGAGTATATTAAATAACACAACGGAAACATAGGTAAATCAAAACTCTGATTACTACAGTCAGCCACAAATAGTATTATCCTCTTTTAGCTCTAAAATATGGTGTCTATTGTAAAATTCTGATCAAAGAATTTTTGTTCTTCAGAGTGCAAGGACGAATCTAAATGTTGAGGAGGTCTTCTTTTCGATAGGCAGGGACATAAAGCAAAGGCTGGCAGATTCCGATACCAGGCAAGAGGTAAGTCAATTGATCTCCGAATTTGCTAGCCATTATTATTTGTCTTACAGTTATCGGCTCCTTATTACCAATGTTGACTACAGGCTCAAGGCCCAATTACAATTGGACGTGTAGACCAACAGGATGGCAACTCAGCCCCTGCTAAATCAGCTTGCTGTGGCTCTTAAGAAGTGACGAAGTTCATCAGACAAGGTTAGCTAAGTGGCATTGTGTGCACGTAACAGTAGGGTTTGATTATGGTGACTTCATTGATGGATGCTTGTAATATTTAATACTACCATCATTCTTTTGTTTTAGTGTGCGAAAGATTATTTCTAATTTATAAGAAAACTTGGTTTAAGCTTTTACTACACGCACCATGGCTTGTTCTAGAGCACATCATAGATATTGCTTGTCGACTTCATTCACAGTTTGTGTTAGATTAATACAGAAGCCTGTTCTACAATGGATTAGCAGAGAACCTTTCCAAGCAGAGAAGGCATTTTGATTAATAGGCGAACCAGTAGCAGTCTCAATCTATCCAGATAACATGTAATCAGGAGTACTACTCAGTTTCTGAACAACACCATATATCGTCTTTCCATTCTCAAAATTGATACGATAATTTGGGTGTTTGGTCTGGCACCCAGCATGGCGCTCGAATTCATCAGCTTTCACTACCTGCCGTTAGTTCATTAAAGACTCACCTTTGAGAATTTGCATGCATCTAACATTTCACGGGAAGCCACGAGGAGCATTCACTTTTTTTAGACTAATAGGCTTAGACAGAGGAGATTGCAcatagaggtgatcatgggccgggcccaAGCATTAAAATAAGCCCAAGTGTGTGGGTTGGATTGGGTTACAAGTGCGGGCCTATTTTATAGGCCCAAACCTGGCCCAAGTGGGCTTTCAGGCTGGTTTGGGTAATTTCGGGCTAAATATTGCAcatagaggtgatcatgggccgggcctaAGCATTAAAATAAGCCCAAGTGTGCGGGTTGAGTCGGGCTACAAGTACGAGCCTATTTTATAGGCCCAAACTTGGTCCATGCGGGCTTTCGGGCTGGTTCGGGTCATTTCGGGCTAAATATTTTTCCTCTTGAAATAAGTTTAGAAATCTCCATTATGAAGTTAGATAGTTTGTGTATTTGTTATCAAAATTTCCGTATAAAATTATGTGATTTTTTAGAGTATTGTCAATTAAGGCGTAGTACCTAATATAGCTTTTATGAACCTACTGCTTAAGACGACTCATACAAACTAAATTCACAATTTTTAGTTGTGTAATAATATGTTTTAGTGCGGTGCTCACTGTATGTTGTTGTAGTGTTGTAATTGGTTTGATATTTGTTGTTCTTTAggctcaaaaacattgacttagcACGCCGATAATGGTAAACAATTTATCGGCACTAGTGTGATACAAAATCATTAATCGATTCTTTATCATATAAATACTAGTAACGGAAAATACTAAGCCTTATAAAACTAATAAATGTAAACAAGTGACTACGGCTTATTTACAATACAATAAttgattttaaaattattttaatgcttattatttattaacATTCTTAAATTCTACATATTCGTAAATTTTGCATATGTTCGGACCGGgccgagtcaaaattcgggccgtaaaggcggcccaaacccggccctattATATTGAATTGGGCCATGAGCTTTTCGAGCCTAAAATCGAGGCCCAAGCCCGGCGTAAAATCGGGCCAAATCGGACTAGCGGGCTTGGTCATATGATCAGCTCTAATTGCACAACTTGCTTCTTGCTGGAGACTTGGAGGAGAACTCTGACTCAATGAGATTCAGACAAGATTTATGTGGCTGTTTCCGGTCGCAACTGGTAAAGTCACTTACAATAGAGGATTATCAATGATTACCATACTTAGGGGAAGGAATGAAATGGATTGGAATGTCATACCATTGTGCAGACCCGTCTAAGCCTAGGCGCTCTATGCGCAATGGTACTGGGCCTCAAAATTTTGGGGGCCcaatttatttgcttgtttagaaaCATATATTTGGTAATACAATTTGTAACATAATACTACTAATGGTACAATGGTTTTTATGTCAATTCCCAAAGCATTTGTTGGAGTTCGACTCCTACTTTGAGCATTTTTGCTTTTTTAAAGCCGTAGGGCCCACATTCTACTAATATATTTAATCACTTTTTTAAGTGTAGTTTTCTTAGATTATATTATTATAGTATTGGTGCCCgacttcgcccgggctacctctatttaccattaattttttttttttcattaaataaaattacttaaagttgcataacctataaatttatcattaatatatttttctatgacatatcctaaaattacgacgaaataaattttgagacaaattcactactcccgttattaatattttactcttattaatgaaacaatagtaataacatttcactacttgctcgtaatcattgttactttcactactcccgccgtaattattattactgtcactactgccgcattaatattgatattttctctactcccgccgtaattattgttaatttcactattgacgcattaatattgattatttcactactcccgttgttgttactaccactttcactaatctcgctgataatattgttacttttactatttaaatgagtgattactatcatataactatatccaatgttactacgattcttttctttactacgaaattacttttactacttaggtaTGCAATTTTAAggggattatatatttatataaatatattacatatatgcattaaatcaaatcgaaagaattatgcaatattatatattatggaatctaacttgaattatttataacctacttatattatatttttgtatgttaaataattaacatctctatacatctaataacctataaagtttaataaaattgcatagattttaaatttaatttataattttatgatgataataattaataccataagtgtgcatgtttatactaattaattattttattttaaggaaattgaccatcttctagtcttcaataaatatttaggaaaattatcaagcatcttctttcttttagtctccttgaaattgaccatattaattaattattttattttaaggaaattgaccatgttttagtctcttacaaatgtttaggaaaattaccaagcttctatataatttaattttaacc is a window encoding:
- the LOC141617344 gene encoding ras-related protein RAB1BV-like isoform X1, which translates into the protein MGCRVTCPCRVVSVSVLVQPSWQLPSSSLKYLSKINNIENIRGNQRGRELIMIISSSFFLLATALGGFAGVGKSCLLLRFSDGTFTTNFITTIGIDFKIRTIELDGRRIKLQIWDTAGQERFRTITTAYYRGAMGILLVYDVTDESSFNNIRNWIRNIEQHASDNVNKILVGNKADMDESRRAVPRAKGQALADEYGIKFFETSARTNLNVEEVFFSIGRDIKQRLADSDTRQEAQGPITIGRVDQQDGNSAPAKSACCGS
- the LOC141617344 gene encoding ras-related protein RAB1BV-like isoform X2: MAAPPARARADYDYLIKLLLIGDSGVGKSCLLLRFSDGTFTTNFITTIGIDFKIRTIELDGRRIKLQIWDTAGQERFRTITTAYYRGAMGILLVYDVTDESSFNNIRNWIRNIEQHASDNVNKILVGNKADMDESRRAVPRAKGQALADEYGIKFFETSARTNLNVEEVFFSIGRDIKQRLADSDTRQEAQGPITIGRVDQQDGNSAPAKSACCGS
- the LOC141617344 gene encoding ras-related protein RAB1BV-like isoform X3, giving the protein MIISSSFFLLATALGGFAGVGKSCLLLRFSDGTFTTNFITTIGIDFKIRTIELDGRRIKLQIWDTAGQERFRTITTAYYRGAMGILLVYDVTDESSFNNIRNWIRNIEQHASDNVNKILVGNKADMDESRRAVPRAKGQALADEYGIKFFETSARTNLNVEEVFFSIGRDIKQRLADSDTRQEAQGPITIGRVDQQDGNSAPAKSACCGS